DNA sequence from the Desulfovibrio litoralis DSM 11393 genome:
CTAAATAAAGCCGCCGCAAAAGAATTGTTTCGCCATGCGAACCTTCCAACCGCAGATTGGGAGCTTTTAAGCACCAAACCCCAAAAAAATTGGCGTCCGACTTTTGAATATCCTGTTTTTATAAAATCAAACACAGGCGGTTCAAGTCTCGAACTTGCTAAAATCAATAACGAAACAGAATTAGCAAACAGCTTGGATACGCTTTTAAACAGCCCAAAAGAATTTATTGTCGAACCAAATATAGAAGGCGTTGAAATAACTTGCGGAATTTTAGACGAGACCCCGCTTCCCCCTATCCTTATACGCCCAAAAATCGCCAACTCTGATTTTTTTGATTATAAAAGTAAATATACCAAAGGCGGAGCCGAAGAAATATGTCCCGCACCAATTAGCAAAGAGCTTACCGAAGAAATACAAGCTCTTACTCTTAAAGCTCATAAATTACTCGGTTTAAGCGATTATAGTCGTGCTGATTTTATCTTGGACAAAAACGAAAAACTCTGGCTTTTAGAAGTCAACACACTGCCCGGAATGACTCCCACAAGTTTAATTCCACAAGAAGCCGCCGCTATCGGCTTAGATTATGACGCTTTGGTTTCAAAATTAATTGATTTGGGCTTAAGAAAAAAACAATATCTCAAATAAATATGAGACTTTTACATAATAGGCTCAACCTGAAATAAAAAATTAATTAATTTTTCCTGTAAAATTGGTGAGTTTTGTGCTTTAAGGCGTTTTATGCGATGTGCAAGCAGGGCATAAGAGATAACAAAGAACGCAAAACGGAATTTTACAACGGTCTTTAATATGATAAAGAATAAGAGTCAAAAATGAGATACCGAGTTTCGTCAAAAACTAAAGGCATATCAACAGCACAAGTTGGCAACTTGCAAAAGATCGCTAATATTCCGACTTCCGTGCAAGTTTTTTTAAATCAGCTTTTTGAGTTGCAAGAGGCAAATAATTTATTTGATTCTTATGCCGCTTCGATTATTTTATCGCTTACCAACTGGGATAAAGATACATTTTACGCACTGTTGCTTCAATCGTTATCAAGTCATTTGAATTTAGTTACCATAGAAAGTGCTTTGTTGATTCAAAAAAACAATAACGGCATCAGTAACTTTGTTTTAACTTTTTTAGATAAAGAACAACAGCCTGTTTTTATTCAAGTTTCAACACGAAATATTTACACACAAACTCACAACTCTTATAAAGTTATTGCGACTTTATCGGCTTGTCCCAAAGAAAGTCAAAATTCCAACGATTATTATAAACTTAAAAATATAATTGATCATATCCCGGGCTATGTGGTGCTTATTGATCAAAATCACAATATTGTCTTTGCAAACAAGGCTTTTTCTAATTATTTCGGTTCAATAAAAAACGGTAAATGTTACGAAATAATGAAGCAAAACAAAAATACCTGCACGCCTTGCAACCCTTTTGAAGCCTTTAAGACCGGAACGGTTTCAGTAACCGATTGGTCACCAAAAGACAGACCATGTGCCTTTCGAGTTTATTCTTATCCTTTTGATGATTTAAACAATAACAAACTTTTACTTCAAGTCGGTCTTGATATTACTTCAGATGTAAAAACTCAAGTCGCCCTTAACCAAAGCGAAGAACGCTATCGAACCGTTTCCGATAATTTATCGCTCGGCTTAGCAGTAATGGGAAAAAACCAATTAATCGGTTTAAGCAACTTACGCCTACAAGAATGGTTCGGTTCTAACGCCTCAAGAGGTAAGGCTTTTTTCAACCTTTTTCATGATGAAAAACTCCACAACCCCAACAGCCCTGATTCCCCCGTGCGTTTAACCTTTGAAACCGCCGAAAATCATGAATGCGAAACTTCTCTTATTATAAACAATGAACAAAAATTTTTTCGTCTTAGCTTTTTACCAATAAAAACCCCAAAAGGAAATGTTAGAGCCGTTATCGCCATGCTCGACGACATTACCGAAAGAAAAAAAGTGGAATATCGCCTTGCCCAAGTTAAAAGACTTGAGGGATTAAGCATACTTGCCGCCGGAATAGCCCACGAAATTAATCAACCCCTTTCGGCTGTTCATCTTTACAGTGCCGGTTTAAAGGTTTTACTTGAACAGAAAAAAGACTTGAGCC
Encoded proteins:
- a CDS encoding D-alanine--D-alanine ligase family protein, which encodes MNILLIAGGWSSERDVSLSGAVGIKSALQRLGHQVTFFDPKISLNGLTKAVKNQDFAFINLHGCPGEDGLIQAMLEALKCPYQGSNPAGSFLALNKAAAKELFRHANLPTADWELLSTKPQKNWRPTFEYPVFIKSNTGGSSLELAKINNETELANSLDTLLNSPKEFIVEPNIEGVEITCGILDETPLPPILIRPKIANSDFFDYKSKYTKGGAEEICPAPISKELTEEIQALTLKAHKLLGLSDYSRADFILDKNEKLWLLEVNTLPGMTPTSLIPQEAAAIGLDYDALVSKLIDLGLRKKQYLK
- a CDS encoding PAS domain-containing sensor histidine kinase is translated as MRYRVSSKTKGISTAQVGNLQKIANIPTSVQVFLNQLFELQEANNLFDSYAASIILSLTNWDKDTFYALLLQSLSSHLNLVTIESALLIQKNNNGISNFVLTFLDKEQQPVFIQVSTRNIYTQTHNSYKVIATLSACPKESQNSNDYYKLKNIIDHIPGYVVLIDQNHNIVFANKAFSNYFGSIKNGKCYEIMKQNKNTCTPCNPFEAFKTGTVSVTDWSPKDRPCAFRVYSYPFDDLNNNKLLLQVGLDITSDVKTQVALNQSEERYRTVSDNLSLGLAVMGKNQLIGLSNLRLQEWFGSNASRGKAFFNLFHDEKLHNPNSPDSPVRLTFETAENHECETSLIINNEQKFFRLSFLPIKTPKGNVRAVIAMLDDITERKKVEYRLAQVKRLEGLSILAAGIAHEINQPLSAVHLYSAGLKVLLEQKKDLSPDKIQERLDLILKEASKIKAIISNMRALALQEKIPDLELASLEHSFHEVKKLLSQQLNQQNIKLINHIDAENSFVLANKVQLEQVFLNIIKNSIDAFSKLNAPKDVNRIILVRSYCLAEPKQIILQFIDNGPGLKGDEDKIFNPFFSSSVTPQNMGLGLSIVHTFVESWGAEIIAQDLTQSPLINESNLPEFQEKRGSLFQITWTIKDNQE